A part of Chanos chanos chromosome 9, fChaCha1.1, whole genome shotgun sequence genomic DNA contains:
- the glrx2 gene encoding glutaredoxin 2 isoform X2 — protein MGNFTSSTSGGLSNAACAQYVQDVVSHNCVVIFSKTTCPYCRMAKNVFNDIGATYKVIELDEHSDGRRLQETLAQITGARTVPRVFINGRCIGGGSDTKQLHQQGKLLPLINQCSPCGQSSASDGTEQRQASQS, from the exons ATGGGTAATTTCACGTCGAGCACTTCAGGGGGCTTGTCTAACGCAGCGTGTGCTCAGTATGTGCAG GATGTGGTGTCTCATAACTGTGTTGTAATATTCTCCAAGACGACGTGTCCGTATTGCAGAATGGCCAAGAATGTGTTTAATGACATCGGGGCGACGTATAAAGTTATAGAGCTTGACGAACATAGTGATGGAAGGCGGCTCCAGGAGACGTTGGCACAAATAACCGGTGCCAGAACG GTACCAAGAGTCTTTATTAACGGACGCTGCATTGGAGGTGGTTCAGATACGAAACAGCTTCACCAACAGGGCAAACTTTTGCCTCTGATTAATCAGTGCTCTCCCTGTGGTCAGAGCAGCGCATCTGATGGCACTGAACAGAGGCAGGCCAGTCAGTCTTAG